TGAACCAGATCATTGTGTTAAACTGCCTTCTCAGATACGCCATCGCACCTTCTTCTATAGCTAAGGAAACTTCCAGCATTTTTTTATCATCAACTTTCGTCCTAAGAACATACCTGACTAGGAATAGTCCGTATATCAGAGCTATTATAGAGCTAGCCAATACGAAGAATAGTATCCCCCATTCAACCTGACCAAACTGGGGCAGGGTTATTTTACCTTCCATATGTACCTCCCTGTTTAATTTGAATTGATTATCAAAGAAACTAAAAAAGCTTTCAACTAAATTCCCATCAAAAATCTTTGTATAAAAGCTTAGTTATCCTCTAGAGAGCTCAAACACTCGTCCCTGATCGTAAGAAAACTAACCACTTACCAATCTCCAGATCTTAGCTTTCGCCAGATCTCAGATTGAATCTAAAGGTTTGGATACATTACACTTTAATCTCAAAATCCATGAGAATACTAATAACTGGTGCAAGTGGCTTTATAGGACATCATCTTGTTGAACTTCTACACAAAGAAGGTTTTGAAATAAAATGTCTTGTGAGAAAAACAAGCAAAGTTGACGAAATCAAGGATAAAGTAAAACTAGTGTATGGAGAAGTAACGATTCCCTCTTCTCTGGAAGAAGCTGTAAAGGATGTAGATTATATAATCCACGCAGCAGGAGTGGTAAAAGCAGTATCTTCAAAACACTACTATCTAGTGAACACCCAAGGAACGATAAACCTGTTCAATGCTACTCTGAGATTCAATCCTAATATCAAAAGATTTGTATTTATAAGTTCGCAGGCAGCAAGTGCCCCGTCAACCGAACCGATCTCTGAAGGCTTTCCACCTTCACCAGTTACTTCCTACGGCAAATCAAAACTGGCATCAGAGAAGTTTCTAGAAGAAAATCTCTCAAAGCTTCCAATAACTATAATAAGACCCTGCTCCGTCTACGGACCTTACGATAAAGAGTTCCTGCCGATATACAAGATGATAAACCTAGGGGTAGAACTGCTAGTAAAGGGTGGAAAAACAAAACTAAGCATGGTTTATGTAAAAGACTTAGCAAAAAGTATACTCCTGGCTATGACTTCCGAAACTACAATAGGCAAAAAGTATTTCTCAGCCCATCCGGAAGTTGTGTATCTTTCAGACTTCTATAAACTAATAGAAAAAGCTCTTGGCAAAAAATTTGTCCTCAGAATACCAACACCAGTGTCACTACTATACTTCTTCTCTGTATTCACAACGTTGTTTTCTAGAATAACCAATCATCCAATCATGTTTAATCTGGAGAAAGTCAACGAACTGAAAAACAGTTGGGTATGTTCCTCAGAAAACCTCATCAGAGACACAGGTATGAAGTATGAATACAACCTAGAAACTGGAGTAGAAGAAACGATAAAGTGGCTAAAGGAGAAGAAATTACTCTGAGCTAACCATCACCGAAAAATTTTCAGTCTCCTCTAACTTAACATATTCCACAGTGTAGCTAGTATTTTTGGTAAGTTCGTTAAATATAAAGC
The sequence above is a segment of the Brevinematia bacterium genome. Coding sequences within it:
- a CDS encoding NAD(P)-dependent oxidoreductase; this encodes MRILITGASGFIGHHLVELLHKEGFEIKCLVRKTSKVDEIKDKVKLVYGEVTIPSSLEEAVKDVDYIIHAAGVVKAVSSKHYYLVNTQGTINLFNATLRFNPNIKRFVFISSQAASAPSTEPISEGFPPSPVTSYGKSKLASEKFLEENLSKLPITIIRPCSVYGPYDKEFLPIYKMINLGVELLVKGGKTKLSMVYVKDLAKSILLAMTSETTIGKKYFSAHPEVVYLSDFYKLIEKALGKKFVLRIPTPVSLLYFFSVFTTLFSRITNHPIMFNLEKVNELKNSWVCSSENLIRDTGMKYEYNLETGVEETIKWLKEKKLL